One window of the Primulina eburnea isolate SZY01 chromosome 18, ASM2296580v1, whole genome shotgun sequence genome contains the following:
- the LOC140820103 gene encoding transmembrane emp24 domain-containing protein p24delta3-like: protein MAAALPVVCGVWLDLPSTGTKCVSEDLRHSDVVVGDYYAFIGEQEDENSPVFPTISVTVTSPNGDDLHRQENVTHGQFAFTTSDSGTYSACFWEHGDHHGGKTVTVGIDWKTGVAAKDWDAIAKKENLEVIEVELMKVEAAVKLIHGNLISLKEREAALREMSEATNARVACYSMVSLGVCVVVSVLQVWYLRRFFKKSKLI, encoded by the exons ATGGCGGCGGCCTTGCCTGTGGTGTGCGGGGTGTGGTTGGACTTGCCTAGTACAGGTACAAAGTGCGTGTCTGAGGATTTGCGTCACAGCGACGTCGTGGTGGGGGATTACTACGCCTTCATCGGAGAACAAGAAGATGAGAATTCGCCTGTTTTCCCCACTATCTCTGTCACT GTTACATCACCGAATGGAGACGACCTCCATCGCCAAGAAAACGTCACCCACGGCCAGTTCGCCTTCACGACAAGCGACAGTGGCACATACTCGGCTTGCTTCTGGGAGCATGGTGATCATCACGGAGGCAAAACCGTGACCGTCGGTATCGACTGGAAAACGGGAGTTGCTGCTAAAGATTGGGATGCCATTGCAAAGAAAGAAAATCTTGAA GTGATTGAAGTTGAGTTGATGAAGGTTGAAGCAGCTGTGAAACTAATCCATGGCAATTTAATCTCTCTTAAAGAAAG GGAAGCGGCGTTGAGGGAAATGAGCGAGGCGACGAATGCCAGAGTTGCATGCTACAGTATGGTTTCTCTCGGTGTGTGTGTTGTTGTTTCGGTCTTGCAAGTATGGTACTTGAGACGATTCTTTAAGAAGAGCAAATTGATATAG